Within Wyeomyia smithii strain HCP4-BCI-WySm-NY-G18 chromosome 2, ASM2978416v1, whole genome shotgun sequence, the genomic segment CTTCCAGTGTTTGGTTGGTCGAATCTACCGATCATAGCCAAGAATGGCGGATATGCTGAAACCAAGCTTTTTTCCGGAACATTCAGCGGATTTTTCAGCAGATTTGCCGGACGATGGTGGTAGTACAGATAGAGAGTTGAAGTCCACTTTCAGATGCTGTGGTTGGCTGTGGTGATTGTGAGGGGATGGCAGAGAATGATGGGGTTGTTGGAAGTATGGAAACATCAGATCCATCCAGCTGGCAGCTGCTGCCGTAACAGCCATTCCTGCAGGATTTAGCATATGGTGATACGGATGCGGCCGAATCATTTCCTCGTGGGGGTTCCGGTGCAGATCGTCAACATTGACCGGCGAGCTGGTACCACTGGACGAATCGCTCACTGAAATGTCACTGTCGTCCAAAGAGCCACTACTTGTTCTTTGGCGCTTTAGCTCTGGACCGGACTCTCCGCCCGATTCTTCCGAATCGTCAACCGAACGAGAGCTGGCGTTCATAATGCCGGCCTTTCGTTTGCATCGCGACTGGCCAGTTTCCCGGAATCCCTTCGCGAACGGGTTGTTGTCGATTTTAAGCTTGGTGATGCGATCATTCTGTAAATAAAGAGAAGAAAAAGGTAGAACAATGAGAATAATTCCGAAAATGCTTCGCTGGCTGGCGGCTGACGATGATCATCAGCAAAATGATGACGATGATGGAGGGAACGAGCCAAAAAGGATAAAGCGAAGATGGTTATCGGATGCTTTTTTTAACGGCGGCTTAACGGCAGtggttaaaaaaattgaaatgccACATAAGACGTTCGGAGGAGAAGGGAAAAACTGATCCTCAAATGAAGTCGTTGAAGCGTGTATAGCTTACTCGAGATCGACAGGTTTTGATTTTGGAATCAAAGCATTAAAGCCGCCCCCTTGCCGTTTAAAGCACACTGAATCGACAAGGAGGCTTAAGGGGGCCTCCTAATGGATCATtcgccaaaaaaaaatatcggctGGTACATAGGAGAAGGAAAGGATAGCAGTAAGATAGAGTGATACCAACCTGATAAGCGGTGACGGCAACGAACTCGGTCTCCGGGAAGGTAAAGGCCGACTGTGGCGACCACGGTATTTGCGAGGGATCCGAAGTTTTG encodes:
- the LOC129722135 gene encoding T-box-containing protein TBX6L-like, which translates into the protein MTELMDLRMHHHLALQTEIYRQQMLQRLPDPYPTMLPVPAPRPLMLPPRFPLPTEVDTKLQNRELWSQFHRIGTEMIITKSGRRMFPSMRLSINGLEAEENYCVLIEMVPISDCRFKFSGSQWVPAGGAEPQSPQRMYLHPDSPALGSHWTSQPVVFNKVKLTNNTLDSNGHIVLTSMHKYQPRIHIIKTSDPSQIPWSPQSAFTFPETEFVAVTAYQNDRITKLKIDNNPFAKGFRETGQSRCKRKAGIMNASSRSVDDSEESGGESGPELKRQRTSSGSLDDSDISVSDSSSGTSSPVNVDDLHRNPHEEMIRPHPYHHMLNPAGMAVTAAAASWMDLMFPYFQQPHHSLPSPHNHHSQPQHLKVDFNSLSVLPPSSGKSAEKSAECSGKKLGFSISAILGYDR